Proteins encoded by one window of Modestobacter marinus:
- a CDS encoding ABC transporter permease: MSNSTLTPPGGAGSTAASGGGGAGRARGRVLPPPVTSQETVLIVVIALLWLVLSLTTPAFFTAGSIVPLLVATTPIALIGVGMTIVIITGGIDVSVGSIVMVASVITAQTMVDSGLPLVLAVPLSIAVGGVLGLVNGVLIAYGRVHAIIITFGTLNLFRFIGLQIFGSSTVEGIPRTLAFFGRGDAGRTLGVPHAFLITIVIAALAWWYLRHTAGGRHFYAVGGDANAARLAGVAVRARVLSAYVVTGLLAGLAACFVLAQGTSSLAANVGSGLELAVIAAVVIGGTSITGGRGSVLGTVLGALLVQTVATGVTQLGWPTQLSSLFVGVFIIVAVGADLLRERTRSAS; this comes from the coding sequence ATGAGCAACTCGACGCTCACCCCGCCCGGCGGAGCCGGGAGCACCGCGGCCTCCGGCGGGGGCGGAGCCGGCCGGGCGCGCGGCCGGGTGCTGCCGCCGCCGGTCACCAGCCAGGAGACGGTGCTCATCGTCGTCATCGCGCTGCTGTGGCTGGTGCTGAGCCTGACGACGCCGGCGTTCTTCACCGCCGGCTCGATCGTCCCGCTGCTGGTGGCGACCACCCCGATCGCGCTGATCGGCGTCGGCATGACGATCGTGATCATCACCGGCGGGATCGACGTCTCCGTCGGCAGCATCGTCATGGTCGCCTCGGTGATCACCGCCCAGACCATGGTGGACAGCGGCCTGCCGCTGGTGCTGGCGGTCCCGCTGTCCATCGCGGTCGGCGGGGTCCTCGGCCTGGTCAACGGCGTGCTGATCGCCTACGGCCGGGTGCACGCGATCATCATCACCTTCGGCACGCTGAACCTGTTCCGGTTCATCGGGCTGCAGATCTTCGGCTCCTCGACCGTCGAGGGCATCCCCCGCACCCTGGCCTTCTTCGGCCGCGGGGACGCCGGGCGCACCCTCGGCGTCCCGCACGCCTTCCTGATCACCATCGTGATCGCCGCGCTGGCCTGGTGGTACCTGCGGCACACCGCGGGTGGCCGGCACTTCTACGCCGTCGGCGGCGACGCGAACGCCGCCCGGCTGGCCGGTGTGGCGGTCCGCGCCCGGGTGCTGTCGGCCTACGTGGTCACCGGCCTGCTCGCCGGGCTGGCGGCCTGCTTCGTGCTCGCCCAGGGCACCTCGAGCCTGGCCGCGAACGTCGGGTCCGGCCTGGAGCTGGCGGTGATCGCCGCGGTCGTGATCGGCGGGACGTCGATCACCGGGGGCCGCGGCTCCGTGCTGGGCACGGTGCTCGGCGCGCTGCTCGTCCAGACCGTGGCCACCGGGGTCACCCAGCTCGGCTGGCCCACGCAGCTGTCCTCCCTGTTCGTCGGTGTGTTCATCATCGTCGCCGTCGGGGCCGACCTCCTCCGGGAGCGCACCAGGAGCGCCTCATGA
- a CDS encoding rhamnulokinase, producing the protein MSLHAAVDFGASSGRVMLGAVGTDHLELTEAARFRNGAVLVPRERGAALYWDMVGLWRESLTGLQRVAELARAAGEPVASVGVATWAVDYGLLDGDGTLLAAPRSYRDARTDGVAERLHQRVPAAELYRRNGLQHLPFTTVYQLLAEQEESLLASARSLLLLPDLVGWWLSGHRGAESTNVSTTGLADVHTGRWAPDLVELAGIDPALLAPEHDPGVVLAGLRPEVEESTGLDGARLVAVGSHDTASAVVGVPAADERFAYVVCGTWSLVGVELEEPVLTEASLASGFTNERGVDGRIRYLHNVMGLWVLQGCLADWGLDSTGLPPLLAAAGDLPAGGPVIDVDDPVFLHPGPMVSRVQRACEAAGQPVPTERPAVVRCVLDSLAGAFARAVEDAVRLSGRDVDVVHVVGGGAQNALLCQLTADACGRPVLAGPVEATALGNVLVQARAAGTVTGGLEDLRALVAKTAELVRYVPGR; encoded by the coding sequence ATGAGCCTGCACGCCGCCGTCGACTTCGGCGCCTCCAGCGGCCGGGTCATGCTCGGCGCCGTCGGCACCGACCATCTGGAGCTCACCGAGGCCGCCCGCTTCCGGAACGGGGCGGTCCTGGTGCCGCGGGAACGTGGTGCCGCCCTGTACTGGGACATGGTGGGCCTGTGGCGGGAGTCCCTGACCGGGCTGCAGCGGGTCGCCGAGCTGGCCCGGGCCGCGGGGGAGCCGGTGGCGAGCGTGGGGGTCGCGACGTGGGCGGTGGACTACGGGCTCCTGGACGGCGACGGCACGCTGCTCGCCGCGCCCCGGTCCTACCGTGACGCCCGGACCGACGGCGTCGCCGAGCGGCTGCACCAGCGGGTGCCGGCCGCGGAGCTCTACCGCCGCAACGGCCTGCAGCACCTGCCGTTCACCACGGTCTACCAGCTCCTGGCCGAGCAGGAGGAGTCGTTGCTGGCCTCGGCGCGGAGCCTGCTGCTGCTGCCGGACCTGGTCGGCTGGTGGCTGTCCGGGCACCGGGGGGCGGAGTCGACCAACGTCTCCACCACCGGGCTGGCCGACGTGCACACCGGCCGCTGGGCGCCGGACCTGGTCGAGCTGGCCGGGATCGACCCGGCCCTGCTGGCCCCGGAGCACGACCCGGGCGTCGTCCTGGCCGGGCTGCGGCCCGAGGTCGAGGAGAGCACCGGCCTGGACGGCGCCCGGCTGGTGGCCGTGGGCAGCCACGACACGGCGTCCGCGGTCGTCGGGGTGCCGGCCGCCGACGAGCGGTTCGCCTACGTCGTGTGCGGCACCTGGTCGCTGGTCGGGGTGGAGCTGGAGGAGCCCGTGCTCACCGAGGCGAGCCTGGCCTCGGGGTTCACCAACGAGCGGGGCGTCGACGGGCGGATCCGTTACCTGCACAACGTGATGGGGCTGTGGGTCCTGCAGGGCTGCCTGGCCGACTGGGGCCTGGACAGCACGGGCCTCCCGCCGCTGCTCGCCGCGGCCGGCGACCTGCCGGCCGGTGGGCCGGTCATCGACGTGGACGACCCGGTGTTCCTGCACCCGGGACCGATGGTCAGCCGGGTGCAGCGGGCCTGCGAGGCCGCCGGGCAGCCGGTGCCGACCGAGCGGCCGGCCGTGGTCCGGTGCGTGCTGGACAGCCTGGCCGGCGCGTTCGCGCGGGCGGTCGAGGACGCGGTGCGGCTGTCCGGCCGGGACGTCGACGTGGTCCACGTCGTCGGCGGTGGAGCGCAGAACGCCCTGCTGTGCCAGCTCACCGCCGACGCCTGCGGGCGGCCGGTGCTGGCCGGCCCGGTGGAGGCGACCGCGCTGGGCAACGTGCTGGTCCAGGCCCGGGCCGCCGGCACGGTCACCGGTGGGCTGGAGGACCTGCGGGCGCTGGTGGCGAAGACGGCGGAGCTGGTCCGGTACGTCCCGGGGCGCTGA
- a CDS encoding bifunctional aldolase/short-chain dehydrogenase, which translates to MTNPVVSDLLARSNRLGADPRNTNYAGGNTSAAGTDTDPVTGQPVELLWVKGSGGDLGTLTEPGLAVLRLDRLRSLVDVYPGVDREDEMVAAFDHCAFGRGGAAPSIDTAMHGLVRAAHVDHLHPDSGIALATAADGEALTRECFGDRVVWVPWRRPGFQLGLDIAAIAEKNPQAIGAVLGGHGITAWADTSEQCEANSLEIIRTAEQFLTDRGRPQPFGAPLPGYEALPEAERRARAAALLPVVRGLASTDKPQVGHYTDTDVVLDFLASSEHPRLAALGTSCPDHFLRTKVRPLVVDLPASAPVEDVVARLEELHEAYRADYAAYYDRHASPDSPPMRGADPAIVLVPGVGMFSFGANKQTARVAGEFYVNAINVMRGAEAVSTYAPIDESEKFRIEYWALEEAKLARMPKPKPLATRVALVTGAASGIGKAIAQRLAAEGACVVVADLDLAKATEAAAEIGSADVAVGVAADVSDAEAVAAAFRAAVLAFGGVDLVVNNAGLSISKPLLETTEQDWDLQHDVMAKGSFLVSREAARIMIEQGMGGDVVYISSKNSVFAGPSNIAYSSTKADQAHQVRLLAAELGEHQIRVNGINPDGVVRGSGIFAGGWGAKRAAVYGVPEEELGQFYAQRTLLKREVLPDHVADAVFALTGGDLTRTTGLHVPVDSGVAAAFLR; encoded by the coding sequence ATGACGAACCCCGTGGTCAGTGACCTGCTCGCCCGCAGCAACCGCCTCGGCGCGGACCCGCGGAACACCAACTACGCCGGCGGCAACACCTCCGCCGCCGGCACCGACACCGACCCGGTCACCGGGCAGCCGGTCGAGCTGCTCTGGGTGAAGGGCTCCGGCGGCGACCTCGGCACGCTCACCGAGCCCGGCCTGGCGGTGCTGCGGCTGGACCGGCTGCGCTCGCTGGTCGACGTCTACCCCGGCGTCGACCGGGAGGACGAGATGGTCGCCGCCTTCGACCACTGCGCGTTCGGCCGCGGCGGGGCCGCGCCCTCGATCGACACCGCGATGCACGGGCTGGTCCGCGCCGCGCACGTCGACCACCTGCACCCCGACTCCGGCATCGCCCTGGCCACCGCGGCCGACGGCGAGGCGCTGACCCGGGAGTGCTTCGGCGACCGGGTGGTCTGGGTGCCGTGGCGCCGTCCCGGCTTCCAGCTCGGCCTGGACATCGCCGCCATCGCCGAGAAGAACCCGCAGGCCATCGGCGCCGTCCTGGGCGGGCACGGGATCACCGCCTGGGCCGACACCAGCGAGCAGTGCGAGGCCAACAGCCTGGAGATCATCCGGACGGCGGAGCAGTTCCTCACCGACCGCGGCCGTCCGCAGCCCTTCGGCGCCCCGCTGCCCGGGTACGAGGCGCTGCCGGAGGCCGAGCGCCGGGCACGGGCGGCGGCGCTGCTGCCCGTCGTCCGTGGGCTGGCCAGCACCGACAAGCCGCAGGTCGGGCACTACACCGACACCGACGTGGTGCTGGACTTCCTGGCGTCGAGCGAGCACCCGCGGCTGGCCGCGCTGGGCACCTCCTGCCCCGACCACTTCCTGCGCACCAAGGTGCGTCCGCTGGTGGTCGACCTGCCGGCGTCCGCCCCGGTCGAGGACGTCGTCGCCCGGCTCGAGGAGCTGCACGAGGCCTACCGCGCCGACTACGCGGCCTACTACGACCGGCACGCGAGCCCGGACTCCCCGCCGATGCGCGGCGCGGACCCGGCGATCGTGCTGGTGCCCGGCGTCGGGATGTTCAGCTTCGGCGCCAACAAGCAGACCGCCCGGGTCGCCGGTGAGTTCTACGTCAACGCGATCAACGTGATGCGCGGCGCCGAGGCGGTGTCGACCTACGCCCCGATCGACGAGAGCGAGAAGTTCCGGATCGAGTACTGGGCGCTGGAGGAGGCCAAGCTCGCCCGGATGCCGAAGCCCAAGCCGCTGGCCACCCGGGTCGCGCTGGTCACCGGCGCGGCCAGCGGGATCGGCAAGGCCATCGCCCAGCGGCTGGCCGCCGAGGGCGCCTGCGTCGTCGTCGCCGACCTCGACCTGGCCAAGGCCACCGAGGCCGCCGCGGAGATCGGCTCGGCCGACGTCGCGGTGGGCGTGGCCGCCGACGTGAGCGACGCGGAGGCGGTGGCCGCGGCGTTCCGGGCGGCCGTGCTCGCCTTCGGCGGGGTCGACCTGGTGGTCAACAACGCCGGGCTGTCGATCTCCAAGCCGCTGCTGGAGACCACCGAGCAGGACTGGGACCTGCAGCACGACGTGATGGCCAAGGGCTCGTTCCTGGTCTCCCGCGAGGCGGCCCGGATCATGATCGAGCAGGGGATGGGCGGCGACGTCGTCTACATCTCCAGCAAGAACTCCGTCTTCGCCGGCCCGAGCAACATCGCCTACTCCTCGACCAAGGCCGACCAGGCCCACCAGGTGCGGCTGCTGGCCGCCGAGCTCGGTGAGCACCAGATCCGGGTCAACGGGATCAACCCCGACGGCGTCGTCCGCGGGTCGGGGATCTTCGCCGGCGGCTGGGGTGCCAAGCGGGCCGCGGTCTACGGCGTGCCGGAGGAGGAGCTGGGCCAGTTCTACGCCCAGCGCACCCTGCTCAAGCGCGAGGTGCTGCCCGACCACGTCGCCGACGCCGTGTTCGCGCTGACCGGCGGGGACCTCACCCGGACGACGGGCCTGCACGTCCCGGTCGACTCCGGCGTGGCCGCCGCGTTCCTGCGATGA
- a CDS encoding sugar phosphate isomerase/epimerase family protein — protein MTVTHGVHALVWTGSWTPEEARRAIAATAEAGYDLIEIAPIDPSGFDADMTAGLLQEHGLRVSASLGLSADTDVSSEDPAVVARGRERLAAALGVLRDSGGTTLCGVLYSKLGKYDAPATERGRANSQETIAWLADKAAESGITVALEFCNRYETNIINTTQETLDFIAVVDRPNVMAHLDTYHMNIEEHSFTEAVRAASAAGRLGYVHIGESHRGALGTGSIPWPEFFGALDEVGYEGIATFESFSSEVVHRTLSNDLAIWRNLWTDNHALARDALAFTKAGLAEAAARRGGAQG, from the coding sequence ATGACCGTCACCCACGGTGTGCACGCCCTGGTCTGGACCGGCAGCTGGACGCCGGAGGAGGCGCGCCGCGCCATCGCCGCCACCGCCGAGGCCGGCTACGACCTGATCGAGATCGCCCCGATCGACCCCAGCGGGTTCGACGCGGACATGACCGCCGGGCTGCTGCAGGAGCACGGGCTGCGGGTGAGCGCCTCGCTGGGCCTGAGCGCGGACACCGACGTGTCCAGCGAGGACCCGGCGGTGGTGGCCCGCGGCCGGGAGCGGCTGGCCGCCGCGCTGGGCGTCCTGCGCGACAGCGGCGGCACCACCCTGTGCGGGGTGCTGTACTCCAAGCTCGGCAAGTACGACGCCCCGGCGACCGAACGGGGCCGCGCCAACTCCCAGGAGACGATCGCCTGGCTGGCGGACAAGGCGGCCGAGTCGGGCATCACCGTCGCCCTGGAGTTCTGCAACCGGTACGAGACCAACATCATCAACACCACCCAGGAGACGCTGGACTTCATCGCCGTGGTCGACCGGCCCAACGTGATGGCGCACCTGGACACGTACCACATGAACATCGAGGAGCACTCGTTCACCGAGGCGGTGCGGGCGGCCTCGGCGGCCGGGCGGCTCGGCTACGTCCACATCGGGGAGTCCCACCGCGGCGCGCTGGGCACCGGCTCCATCCCGTGGCCGGAGTTCTTCGGCGCCCTCGACGAGGTCGGCTACGAGGGGATCGCCACCTTCGAGTCGTTCTCCTCCGAGGTCGTGCACCGGACGCTCTCCAACGACCTGGCGATCTGGCGCAACCTGTGGACCGACAACCACGCCCTGGCCCGGGACGCGCTGGCGTTCACCAAGGCCGGGCTGGCCGAGGCGGCGGCCCGGCGGGGCGGGGCACAGGGCTGA
- a CDS encoding ABC transporter permease, with protein sequence MTTSTTPPPAPAPEKQQPGAATDRPEGLPARLLRILLTQRIALLVVLLVAVLITMTTLSGNNYLSAPYDSSYLAATLINAVPLVLLGLAELLVITSGRGGIDLSVGAIVSLTGMVFGFAYGEWGWSLFPSLVLAVAFGALCGALNGVLVAYLRFPALITTLATYYAFSSLALVINDQQPINARPIQELYSTARAVEVPFLPDAVPAVPLGVFTYLVPAVVVIWLVMARTTYGRRLYAIGTNDVAAEWTGIDVRRTRFLAYVGAGALSGLVAVYTVAQFASARPDAGVAGNGMALPAITIAVLGGVAITGGIGRVAGVVLATLLIVWLNAGILLAVPGNAGTQFQLFALGFVLVFAALLNGFANRRYGGTS encoded by the coding sequence ATGACCACCTCGACCACCCCTCCCCCGGCTCCGGCACCGGAGAAGCAGCAGCCCGGCGCCGCCACCGACCGGCCGGAGGGCCTGCCCGCCCGGCTGCTGCGGATCCTGCTGACCCAGCGCATCGCGCTGCTGGTCGTCCTGCTCGTGGCCGTGCTGATCACGATGACGACGCTGAGCGGCAACAACTACCTCAGCGCGCCCTACGACAGCTCCTACCTGGCCGCGACGCTGATCAACGCCGTGCCGCTGGTGCTGCTCGGGCTGGCCGAGCTGCTGGTGATCACCTCCGGCCGGGGCGGCATCGACCTGTCGGTCGGCGCGATCGTCTCGCTGACCGGGATGGTCTTCGGCTTCGCCTACGGCGAGTGGGGCTGGTCGCTGTTCCCGTCCCTGGTGCTGGCCGTGGCGTTCGGCGCGCTGTGCGGCGCGCTCAACGGCGTCCTCGTCGCCTACCTGCGCTTCCCGGCGCTGATCACCACCCTGGCGACCTACTACGCGTTCAGCTCGCTGGCCCTGGTGATCAACGACCAGCAGCCGATCAACGCCCGCCCCATCCAGGAGCTGTACTCCACCGCGCGGGCGGTGGAGGTCCCGTTCCTGCCCGACGCCGTGCCGGCGGTCCCGCTCGGGGTGTTCACCTACCTGGTCCCGGCGGTGGTCGTGATCTGGCTGGTGATGGCCCGCACCACCTACGGCCGCCGGCTCTACGCGATCGGCACCAACGACGTCGCGGCCGAGTGGACCGGGATCGACGTCCGCCGCACCCGCTTCCTGGCCTACGTCGGGGCCGGCGCGCTGTCCGGGCTGGTCGCCGTCTACACCGTGGCCCAGTTCGCCTCCGCCCGGCCGGACGCCGGCGTGGCCGGCAACGGGATGGCCCTGCCGGCGATCACCATCGCCGTCCTCGGCGGGGTGGCGATCACCGGCGGCATCGGCCGGGTCGCCGGGGTGGTGCTGGCCACGCTGCTGATCGTGTGGCTCAACGCCGGGATCCTGCTCGCCGTCCCGGGCAACGCCGGCACCCAGTTCCAGCTCTTCGCGCTGGGCTTCGTGCTCGTCTTCGCCGCCCTGCTCAACGGGTTCGCCAACCGGCGCTACGGCGGGACGTCCTAG
- a CDS encoding DeoR/GlpR family DNA-binding transcription regulator encodes MDEITRSEAILSRLESDGRVLVRTLASQLGVSTVTIRKDLESLEQRSALRRVRGGAVATRPADEGTFDTRLRHHRAEKEAIAYAVAPLVRDGDVIALDSSTTCHYLANQLLDRRGLVVVTNSLPIATLLCERTDANVLLPGGVVRRSARSLVGLVGDVLVGRGPIDRGFLGAHSITAHHGLLDLAGEEAQAKKYLANACREVYGLIDSSKFGSFSIHPCVPIERLTAVYTDSGVDPAAVASITAAGTRVHVVGLDDAS; translated from the coding sequence ATGGACGAGATCACCCGCTCCGAGGCCATCCTGTCCCGGCTCGAGTCCGACGGCCGGGTCCTCGTCCGGACCCTCGCCAGCCAGCTCGGGGTCTCCACCGTCACGATCCGCAAGGACCTCGAGTCGCTCGAGCAGCGCTCGGCGCTGCGGCGGGTCCGCGGCGGTGCCGTCGCCACCCGGCCGGCCGACGAGGGCACCTTCGACACCCGGCTCCGGCACCACCGGGCGGAGAAGGAGGCGATCGCCTACGCCGTCGCCCCGCTGGTCCGCGACGGCGACGTCATCGCCCTGGACTCCTCGACCACCTGCCACTACCTGGCCAACCAGCTGCTGGACCGGCGCGGCCTGGTCGTGGTGACCAACAGCCTGCCGATCGCCACCCTGCTGTGCGAGCGCACCGACGCCAACGTGCTCCTGCCCGGCGGGGTGGTGCGGCGGTCCGCGCGCTCCCTGGTCGGGCTGGTGGGCGACGTGCTCGTCGGCCGCGGCCCGATCGACCGCGGGTTCCTCGGTGCGCACAGCATCACCGCGCACCACGGGCTGCTGGACCTGGCCGGGGAGGAGGCGCAGGCGAAGAAGTACCTGGCCAACGCCTGCCGTGAGGTCTACGGCCTCATCGACTCGTCGAAGTTCGGCAGCTTCTCCATCCACCCCTGCGTCCCCATCGAGCGGCTCACCGCCGTCTACACCGACTCCGGGGTGGACCCGGCGGCCGTCGCGTCGATCACCGCCGCCGGCACCCGGGTGCACGTCGTCGGACTGGACGACGCCTCGTGA
- a CDS encoding sugar ABC transporter ATP-binding protein → MTEQSATPPRLAVQGIAKRFGAVHAIEHADMVVRPGTVHALVGENGAGKSTLIKILAGAERPDAGTIEFDGEQVSITSTTDAMALGIATVYQEPQLFDELTVAENVFLGREITRGGRVDWAAQNARVTELLELIGLPAEHATTAVGTHSIAQKQQVYIAKALAGEARVLILDEPSAILTDREVEVLFGVIRRLTEAGVAIIYISHRLDELFRIADEVTVMRDGRTIGTHPIGDLSVRQIVEMMVGGAIEDERPERDVPTGDPRLELRGLGLTGRFHDVDVQVRAGEIVALYGLVGSGVAEIGATVYGMDRATEGAILVEGTEVHPRSPRGAKQLGIALLPANRKEQGLFSFQPISFNISAGHLGLLSRFGVWLDRRRETTVARSMIDRLAVKTPSERTPVAALSGGNAQKVVLARQLVDKPQVLVLAEPTQGVDVGAKEEIHRLITQLADDGVAVLIVTSDLLEAIRIADRIQVVRAGTTTVEFGPNADQVDVLTAAAGDEPGPATASRPDQTGVPA, encoded by the coding sequence ATGACCGAACAGAGTGCGACCCCGCCGCGGCTGGCGGTCCAGGGCATCGCCAAGCGGTTCGGCGCCGTCCACGCCATCGAGCACGCCGACATGGTCGTCCGGCCGGGCACCGTGCACGCCCTGGTCGGGGAGAACGGCGCCGGGAAGTCGACGCTGATCAAGATCCTCGCGGGCGCCGAGCGCCCCGACGCCGGGACCATCGAGTTCGACGGGGAGCAGGTGTCGATCACCTCGACCACCGACGCGATGGCCCTGGGCATCGCCACCGTCTACCAGGAACCCCAGCTCTTCGACGAGCTCACCGTCGCCGAGAACGTCTTCCTGGGCCGGGAGATCACCCGGGGCGGGCGGGTGGACTGGGCGGCGCAGAACGCCCGGGTCACCGAGCTGCTGGAGCTGATCGGCCTGCCCGCCGAGCACGCGACCACCGCCGTCGGCACGCACTCCATCGCCCAGAAGCAGCAGGTCTACATCGCCAAGGCGCTGGCCGGCGAGGCGCGGGTGCTGATCCTGGACGAGCCCTCGGCGATCCTGACCGACCGCGAGGTCGAGGTGCTGTTCGGGGTGATCCGCCGGCTCACCGAGGCCGGCGTCGCGATCATCTACATCTCCCACCGGCTCGACGAGCTGTTCCGGATCGCCGACGAGGTCACGGTGATGCGGGACGGCCGCACCATCGGGACCCACCCGATCGGCGACCTCTCGGTCCGGCAGATCGTGGAGATGATGGTGGGCGGGGCCATCGAGGACGAGCGGCCCGAGCGCGACGTCCCCACCGGCGACCCCCGCCTGGAGCTGCGCGGCCTGGGGCTCACCGGCCGCTTCCACGACGTCGACGTCCAGGTCCGGGCGGGGGAGATCGTCGCCCTCTACGGGCTGGTCGGCTCCGGCGTCGCCGAGATCGGCGCGACGGTCTACGGCATGGACCGGGCCACCGAGGGCGCGATCCTGGTCGAGGGCACCGAGGTGCACCCGCGTTCGCCGCGGGGGGCGAAGCAGCTGGGCATCGCGCTGCTGCCGGCCAACCGCAAGGAGCAGGGGCTGTTCTCCTTCCAGCCCATCTCCTTCAACATCTCCGCCGGCCACCTGGGCCTGCTGTCCCGCTTCGGGGTCTGGCTGGACCGCCGCCGGGAGACCACCGTCGCCCGGTCGATGATCGACCGGCTCGCGGTGAAGACGCCCAGTGAGCGGACGCCGGTCGCGGCGCTCTCCGGCGGCAACGCCCAGAAGGTCGTGCTGGCCCGTCAGCTGGTCGACAAGCCCCAGGTCCTGGTGCTCGCCGAGCCGACCCAGGGGGTCGACGTCGGGGCCAAGGAGGAGATCCACCGGCTGATCACCCAGCTCGCCGACGACGGCGTGGCCGTCCTGATCGTCACCTCCGACCTGCTGGAGGCCATCCGGATCGCCGACCGCATCCAGGTGGTCCGCGCCGGCACCACCACGGTGGAGTTCGGTCCCAACGCCGACCAGGTCGACGTGCTGACCGCCGCCGCCGGCGACGAACCCGGGCCCGCGACCGCGTCCCGGCCCGACCAGACGGGAGTCCCCGCATGA
- a CDS encoding autoinducer 2 ABC transporter substrate-binding protein — protein sequence MRAHRYTTLAAGIAAASLVLAGCGEGSGGSATSDSGGGDSGGGSDQPTIAFVPKLQGIPYFEAMNTGGQEACEELGCEWLYQGPVEADAAAQADIVRSYIQQGVDVLFVAPNDPDSMAPLLQQAADAGIAVATTDTDAPDSVREVFVNQASTEGIGQTLTDQLMEAMGGSGRYAIVSCGETAENLNSWIEVQREYTASQYPDAEITDVVYAGEDQTVATQMATDLMNSDPSLTGLVGECTSSAPGVAQAVRDAGKIGQVQTVGLGTPNSMAPYLEDGSAAASVLWDVEALGGLTAWAGTQLAAGEEIAASPEVPGIEGVTYDEESGVLLLGDPLVLTADNVGEYDY from the coding sequence ATGAGAGCACACCGGTACACGACCCTCGCGGCCGGAATCGCCGCGGCATCGCTGGTGCTCGCCGGCTGCGGGGAGGGCAGTGGTGGCTCCGCCACCAGCGACAGCGGCGGCGGGGACAGCGGTGGCGGCAGCGACCAGCCGACGATCGCCTTCGTGCCGAAGCTGCAGGGCATCCCCTACTTCGAGGCCATGAACACCGGCGGGCAGGAGGCCTGCGAGGAGCTCGGCTGCGAGTGGCTCTACCAGGGCCCGGTCGAGGCCGACGCCGCGGCCCAGGCCGACATCGTCCGCTCCTACATCCAGCAGGGCGTCGACGTGCTGTTCGTGGCCCCCAACGACCCCGACTCGATGGCCCCGCTGCTCCAGCAGGCCGCCGACGCGGGGATCGCCGTGGCCACCACCGACACCGACGCCCCCGACTCCGTCCGCGAGGTCTTCGTCAACCAGGCCTCCACCGAGGGGATCGGCCAGACCCTGACCGACCAGCTCATGGAGGCCATGGGCGGCTCGGGTCGCTACGCGATCGTCTCCTGCGGGGAGACGGCGGAGAACCTCAACTCCTGGATCGAGGTGCAGCGGGAGTACACCGCCTCCCAGTACCCCGACGCGGAGATCACCGACGTCGTCTACGCCGGTGAGGACCAGACCGTGGCCACCCAGATGGCGACCGACCTGATGAACTCCGACCCGTCGCTGACCGGTCTGGTCGGGGAGTGCACCTCGTCGGCGCCCGGTGTCGCCCAGGCGGTCCGGGACGCCGGGAAGATCGGCCAGGTCCAGACCGTCGGGCTGGGGACGCCGAACTCGATGGCGCCCTACCTGGAGGACGGCTCGGCCGCGGCCAGCGTGCTCTGGGACGTCGAGGCCCTCGGTGGGCTGACCGCCTGGGCAGGCACCCAGCTCGCCGCCGGCGAGGAGATCGCGGCGTCGCCGGAGGTCCCCGGCATCGAGGGCGTCACCTACGACGAGGAGAGCGGCGTGCTGCTGCTCGGTGACCCGCTCGTGCTGACCGCCGACAACGTCGGCGAGTACGACTACTGA